The sequence GCCGACGCGGTACCAGAGATTTTTGCGTACGGACTGCGCAACCCGTTTCGCATTTTTGTCGACCCGCTCACCGACGAACTGTGGGTCAGCAGCAACGGGGCAAGCTCACGCGAGTCGGTCTATCAGGTCAGCCTTGGCGACAACCTCGGCTGGCCGTTCTTTGAAGGAACGCGACAGAACAATCCGCCGCCAGCGGGGTTTAGCTACGTGCCTCCAGTCTTTGAATACACCCACAGTCTCGGGCAGTCCGTGACCGGTGTTGTTGTCTATAGCGGCAGCAACCTGTCGGGGCTCACGGGCCGGGTGGTCTTCAGCGACTTTCTCGGGAGCGGCTCGGGGGGCGCCCGCGTGTTTTACGGTGACCCCGAAACGGGTGTCTATTCCGACCTTGAGGCCAGCGGCCCGGTTGAGCTGCCCTCAACGCTTGTCTCCATCGGCCTGGACCAGGCGGGGGAGATGTACTTCCTCGGCGGGGACGGTCGCGTCCTGGGCACCAACCCGGACGGCCTCCTGTTTCGAAATGGCTTCGAAAGCAATTAACAGACTGCTGAAAAAGCCATCCATGGCCCATGTTTATGGAGATGGCAACGACGCCAAGTGAAAAATGCGATTTTCACTTGGCTCACATTTTCAATGGCTTTTAGCCATCGAAAATGTCGGCACATCCATGTGCCGAGCGCAGCACTCCGCGCGGCCCTCTAACGTTCGAGGCTGGTGCGACCGGGCTGGGTGCTGAAGGCTCCGGGCGACGGCCAGTGCGGCTGCCAGCTATCGCGTTTGGCGAGCAGCGCGTCGGACAGGAGAAAGCGAGGGTCGGTGATACGCGTCGGCATCAGAACCCCATCCAAGTGATCCAGTTCGTGCTGGAACACGCGCGCCGCAAAACCCTCCAGGCGGGCCGCGGCCGGCTCACCATGCGCGTTCAGCCCGCTGACCTCAATCTCCGCCGGTCGCGAGACCCAGCCTCGCAAGCCGGGCACTGAAAGGCATCCTTCCCAGGCCCAGCATGAACCGCTGCTGGTATCGATCACCGGATTGACCCAGAACTGAAGCGGAAACGCCTCCGCATCCGGATAGCGATCGTTGACGCCGCTGATTCCTAAACAAAACACCCGCGCTGCCCAGCCGACCTGCGGCGCCGCGATACCGATACCGCCGTAGGCATCCATACAGCGGGCCAGCGTGTCGAGACGATCAGACCAATCGTCTGCCGCAATGTCCTCCGCTGATACCGCCGGCTGCGGCTCCATCAGCGAGGCCTCACCCCAAAACACCAGGCCAGGCAGGTCCGGCGTCGAAGCTACCACTGAGCCATGTAACCCTGGCTGGGATTGTTTTGGCCGGCCAGCAGATCCAGATAGGTTTGGCCGATCGACTCGAGACCTTGCCTGACGGTCACCTCAAGCGCGCGACCGGCCAGCGGTAGAAAATCTTGCCAGGCGGTGGCTAGACGCCGCTGAAACTCCGCAGCGCCCCACTCAGCAACGCGACGTTCAACGTGATTGGGCGCAAACAGAAACTGCGGCTTAGGCCCGAAGGCGGGCGGCGTGTCGCTCCGCGACTGCCAGTGAGAGCCGCCGATGGCACAGCTGTACTTCAACCGGCTGTCCCACCGCTCATGAATCTGATCGCGCAGCGCGCCGTTCCCGGCAATGTCGACGTAAACCACCGGCATCTCCGAGTCCAGCGTCTCCAGCTCATCGTAGCTGACCACCTGGTCATAGCAGCCGAGTCCCTCGGTGAAGGCGACGTTGCCCGCTGACGTCAGGCCGATGCACGCCACCTCCGAGCGCGCCTGGAGTAGATGCGCAATGGCCATCGCGGTCTTGCTCGAGGCACTCGACAGTAGCACCTTTGCCGCCCCATAAAACTGCTGCTCGGCCAGAAAATCGTCCGCCACAAAAGCGGTGGCGAAAAGGGGTTTGAACAGCGCCTGCTGCGCCTCAAATTCGGGTCGGTAAAGCGGGTCGGCTGCTGTACGCATGTACTGGTTGTAAACCGCAGGGAGCTCGCGCCGATGTTCCGCGCCGTCTTCGATCATGGCGGGCGTTTGACGAAGCGGCGTCATCAGCAGGTGCGAGGACAGCGGGAAGAAGCCGAATAGGCGCTCCCCGGCAGCGATACCCTCAACCCGACTCTCCATCACGGTGCCAAACCCCCAGACCGGCAGCACGCCCCAGTCGTCGGCCGCGGGGAAAAACCGCCAGTAGCCGAGCGTCTTGCCGTGATCCGCGTAACTGATGTTGTTGGCCGTCAGCGCAAAGCGCTCAATGGTGCAGACCAGCTGACCGGCTTCGGGGACGGGCGCGGACGCACGATGCCATTGGGTCTTATCCAGCTGGCCTTGCTGGATCAACAGGGTGTTTTGGTTGCTCATAAAAGGGGCTTCGGGTGTTTTCGATATCTTAGCGTGCGCCGCCTGGCAGGGTAAGATAGCCGTAATCCACCAGGTTTTTTTGACATGTCATTGCCCCGCGAACTGAGCCCCGTCGAAGTACGCATCCTGGGTTGCCTGATCGAAAAACAGGCCACCACACCGGATCAATATCCGCTCACCCTGAACAGCCTGACCACCGCCTGCAATCAGAAGTCCAGCCGCCACCCCGTGACGTCTTACGAGATCGGTGAGATCGGTCATGCGCTCAGGCAGCTCGGTGATCTGCGGCTGGTCAGCGAGTCGCGAGCCTCCCGGGCCGCGAAATATGAACACCACTTTGCCGAGGTTGTTCAGGTCCTAAAAAAGGAGCTGGCGGTGCTGTGCATCCTGATGCTGCGGGGCGCGCAGACGCCCGGCGAGGTGCGGACCCGTTGTCAGCGGATCCACGAATTTGACGATCTCGATGACGTCGTTTATGTCCTGGATCGACTGATTGAGCGGGAGCCGGCGATGGTTCAGCGCGTGCCCAGGGGAGCCGGGCAAAAGGACGATCGCTACGTCCATCTGCTCAGCGGGGAGCCGTCTGCCGAGCTGCTGGCAGCGCCCGCTGCAAGCGCTACCTCGGCCGGCGCCCGAAGCTCGCTGGCTCAGCAGGTTGCGGACCTGACCGAGCGTGTCGAAGCGCTGGAGGAGCAGCTGGCCCGGCTAGGGCCGCGTCCGATGGACTAAGCACAGGGCGTTCAGGCGTGCCCGGACCCCGCACGGGGTCTGAATCTTCGGGCTTTCGGGAAGTCTGGCAGGCTAGCTGTCGTCGCAGGTCCAGCGCTCGAAGCGGCGGACGGCAATCTGGCTGCCCAGGTCGCGCTCGGTCTGGCTGATGTACTGGGCTACGGTCAGGGTATCCGATCGCACAAACCGCTGGCTGAGCAGCAGCGCATCCTGGCGCACCGGCCTTGCGTCGGGCCAGGCACGCTGCAGCGGCTCCATTTCAACCTGAGAAATACCAATCGGGTCCATGGCCGCAATATGGATTGCGAGATCGCGGGCCAGGGCGGCAAACTCTTCCGTGCGAGCGGTGAAATCATCGCTGGTTTCGAGCTCCACCAGCACCCCGATGCGGCCGTTGTGGACGTAGCTTTCGATGTAACGATACATGGCCCGATTGTGGCGTTTTTCGCCGCCGAAGCGCAATACCTTTGACGGGCGAAACGTATTCGTGAGCCGGGTCGGCGGTTAAGATTGGGCAGCGTCCAACAGGAGTCCACCATGGTTCAGTCAACCTCACATATCCACCGCGCCAAAGCTTTCTGGCTCGCCCAGCTGACCGTTCTGGCGGTTCTGGTGATCACCCAAGCGGCGATCGCCGCGCCCGTTGCCGAAGACGAGCGTATCGATCTCGATCTGCGGCGCACCACGCTGGTCGTCCGAGACATTGAGCAGTCCCTCAAGTTTTATCGCGACGCGCTCGGAATGGAGGTGATCTACGATCGGGATATCATCACGCCCAGCAGCGCCAAATCTGATGAAGAGGCTGAGCGAGCCCGGCAGCTCGTGTTTCTGCGCGCCAACGATGACTTCATCGGCGTGCTCGGACTGCTGCAATATCGCAAGCCGCTCAAGCAACCGGTCCACCAGGGTCTGGAGCCGTTTACGCCCGGGTCGATGGTGCTGCTGTTTAACACCGGCGATCTAAAATCCCGGTTTGCTGCCGCCGCTGCCACCGAGGGCACGCGGGTTTTGAGCAAACCCTCGCTAACCCGCTATCCGGGCTATGACGGTAGCGGCACGATTGAGGTCATGGTCAGCGTGTTAACCGATCCGGACGGCTTTGTGGTGGAGCTCAATCAGGTGTTGAGCGGGCTTTAAGCTAAACGCAACCCAAAAAGGATTCAGCCGTCCGCCAGATCGTTTTCGATGTCCTGGAGCATGCTGTTGAGCTCCTCCAGGCGCTGCTTGCCGAGACGTTTCTCAAGCTGGCGATAGATCTCGGACGAATGCGGCGCCACGGCTCGGTACAGGCGTTGCCCCTTGGCGGTCATCATGACCTGGGCGCGCCGTTGATCGACCCGCTGGGCGCGCTTTTTGACCAGCCCTTTGCTGATCAGGCCCCTTAAGATCCGAGACAAGCTGGGCGGCAGAATCACCGCTTCCCGAGCCAGCTTGGTCACGGTGATCTCGTCGTTCTCAATCAGCACGCGCAGCACCCGCCACTGCTGCTCAGTCAGCTTATGCTCGTGCAGCATGGGCCGGAACTCCGCCATACACGCTTCGCGGGCTCGAAGCAGCGTCATGGGAAGCGATTGTGCCAGCGGCCGGAGGTGGACCTCCTGCTCGGTGGACGACGGTTTTGGTGTGCGGGCCATAACGGCTAAACGGCCGGCAGGATCTGACAACGGACCTCACCGAAGCCGACGCGAACGCCGTCTTTTTCGGCGTGGCCCCGCAGGATCACGGTGTCGCCGTCCTCGATGAATTTCCGCTCCGACCCGTCTTTGAGGGGCACCGGCTTGCTGCCGGCCCAGGACAGCTCGAGCATCGATCCGTACTCGTGCGGCTCGGAGCCGCTGATGGTGCCAGAGGCCAGCATGTCGGCGACGTTGAGGTTGCAGCCATTGACCGTATGGTGTGCCAGCTGCTGACGCATCGACCAGTAAAGGTGCTTGAGGTTGGATTCGCTGACGCGAGTTTCGACCCCCGCGGGCGTTTCAATCCAGGCCTCCAGCGCAACGTTGTAGTGCCCGTCAGCGTCCTGCTGGAGGTATTCCAGCACCTTCGGCTCCTGCGTTGGGCCCGGGACAAGAAAGGGTTCCAGTGCATCCAGCGTCACCACCCAGGGAGACACGCTCGAACCAAAATTTTTGCCCAGAAACGGGCCGAGCGGGACGTATTCCCAGGCCTGAATATCGCGCGCGGACCAGTCGTTAAAGAGCATCAGACCGAAGATGTAGTCATCAGCCTCGGCCACCGAAATCGACTCACCCAGCTGCTTGCCGGCGAAGGTCACGAAGCCCATTTCCAGCTCAAAATCCAGCCGGGTGCTGGGACCAAAAAGTGGCGCATCAGCGTCCGGTGGCTTGCGCTGCCCTTTCGGTCGATGCAGCGGCACTCCGGAAGCGACAATGCTAGAGGCACGGCCATGGTAGCCGACGGGCAGATGCTTCCAGTTGGGCATGAGCGCGTTATCTGGATCACGGAACATGCAGCCCACGTTATAGGCGTGCTGTTCGCTCGCGTAGAAATCGGTGTAGTCGCGAATTCGCACCGGCATCAACAGATCCACGTGCTCGCTGGGGATCAACGCCTCGTTTCGCACCAGCTCCGCGCCACGCAGTTCGTCGTTTTCGGCGTTGAGCAGATCGGAGACTCGCTGGCGCAGCGCGCGCATGCCCGCCTTGCCCGCCGCCTGCATCAGCGCGTTGAGGTGCCGGGAGCCGTAGCAGGCTTTGGGGAACCCCAGCTCCCGGAGCAGGCCGTGGCTCGCCAGGACGTACAGATCGAGCACATAGTGACCAATCGCCACGCCGACCCGTGCGGTCTTTCCGGCGGGGCGGATGATGCCAAATGGCAGGTTCTGAATCGGAAAATCGCTGTTGGCCGGAACTTCAACCCAGCTTTTTAGTTCCGGGTTGTTAGCTGCAATCGTCACATCTGTTCCCCTTGAGTCCCCGTTTGAGTGGTGTTGTTGCGCCTGATGACTCCCCGGCGGCCGCCGGATGGGTGCAGCGCCAGCGACGGCACCGCACATGATACCCGGTCACCGTTGGCGGCCCAAACGCATCGCCGGGCGTTCGACCAGCCGAAACGAGGCATGCGCGAGGACAAAGACCACCGGCGCGGTTGCCGCCAGCGCCGCGAAACGCAGCGAGGCCGGCCAGCTTTCCGGTAGCACCCGAAGGACCAGGAGGATCACCGGCAGATGCCACAGGTAAACGCCGTAGCTCACATCCCCGAGCCAGCGCCACAGGCGCGAAAGCTTGAGCTCAAAAGAGCCATCGTGGGCTACATAGATCAGCGCCGCCAGCCCGACCGCGTTCACCGACTCCCATAGGTAAAGCAGCCAGCCGCCCTGCCAGTAGCTGTCCAGTTGCCAAAGCAGCAGATAATTCCACGCGACCAGCAGCGCCAGCGAGAGGAACAGCCAATACGCTCGCCCGCGGCTGGCCAGCCGGTGAGGGACCAGCCTCGCGGCGATCAGCCCCATCCCGAAAACGCTTAAGACGCCCGGCAGCTGCCCAATCAGGTTCGCAATCTCCGCGATAGAGCGGTCAGCCATCCCCGAAAAAACGGCCGCCCGGTAGGCGACCGTGCTCGCTACACACAGCACGGCAAACGGCAGTACGCCAAAACGGAGCACGAGCCAGCCCAGCGCCGGCAGAATCAGGTAGAAGGCAAATTCGATCGGCAGGGTCCACCAAACACCGTTGATCGGCTGTACGAACAGCGGCGGCAGGTGGAAGGCCATCACCACATGGGCCGCCAGAGCCCAAAGGTCGGGGAGCGCATAGAGCCCCCAGCCGAGGGCCAGCGCCAGCAGCAGAATCAGCTGGGCCCAGTACGCGGGAAAGATGCGCAGGAAACGTCGCCTCATGAAACCGCCGTAGCCGCCGGCCAAGCCGCCGCTGAAGTACTGATGTCCCAGCAGGAAAGCGGACAGCGCATAAAACAAATGCACGCCGTAGCCACCCAGCTGAAAGAAGCTGCCGCCGACCATCTCCGGCATGCCAGCAAAAAACCAGCAATGAAAGCTCATGACCCAAAGCGCGGCGAGCCCGCGCAGGGCGTGGAGTACGGGGAAGAACGTGTGGTTGGCTGGGGCAGCGGGCATCGGGCGCCATCTTACCGGACCGGGCGCGGCCGCCGACCCACCAAAAAAAAGACCGCCGGCAATCGCCGGCGGCCAGGTTCAGGCTTTGGGGGTCCCGCTAGCCTCGGGGAGCGCGGCGCTGCCGGTCTCCACGCTGGCGACCGATGGAGCGGCTGGCGCCGTTCTGCATGCGCGTCAGCGTCCGACGCTCATAGGGCACCACCTGACCATCGCGCTCAAAGCGACGCTCGGTGCGGGCAATGGCCCGCTGCTGACCCGCCAGCCGGGCGGACTCTGCGCGAGTCAGGCTGCCGTCGACAACCCCGTTGGTGATCCGCTGGCTCTGGATCTGCTGCCGGGTGTCAATTCGGGGGGTAACCGTGTCGGCGACCGCGACACCGGCAAACAATAGCGCTGCGGTAGCAATCCATACTTTCATCGTTCATCTCCTTGCATGATTGGGCGTTTCAATCATGACAACGCGCCGGCACGGACTTGGTTGACATGGGATTGACACGACGTGGCCCAACGGAGGGGCCGCCGCGCGGTCAGTCCTTGAACAGCGATGAAAGCTGGTCTAGCGCGTCCTGGGTGGCGTCACCGTCGGAACCCGCATACGCACCCTCACTGGGCGCAAAATAGTCGCAGAAGTTGGCCCGCTCAGTGCTGGACGGCGGCTCAGCCCGCTCCTCAGCGCACCACTGCTGACGGTTGGACCGATAGTGGATACACATCCGGCACACGTGGATCTCGGCGCCGCAGTTTCCACATTCCTCGCGCCGCGAGACCGGAAGAATCATGCCGGTAAGCGGGTTGCCACAGCGGTAACATTGATAGTCCATGGGCCTTCTCTGGGGTCTGGATTCACTGAACTGATCGGTTCAAACTGTCACTTTACCGTCACCGTCCCTATTCCTGGAACTTTTCATGGCCGCCATTTCCGAGTCCGACTTCATCCAGAGTGTTGCTGACGCCCTGCAGCACATTTCCTACTACCACCCCAAAGACTACATCCAGAACCTGGCCAAAGCTTACGAGCTGGAGGAGTCGACCCCCGCCAAAGACGCCATGGCCCAGATTCTGATCAACTCTCGACTCTGCGCCGAGGGGAAGCGTCCGATCTGCCAGGACACCGGGATTGTGACCGTGTTCGTGAAAATCGGCATGGATGTTCGGTGGGACGCCAGCAGCACGGTCACGGAGATGGTGAACGAGGGCGTGCGACGAGCGTACCTGCACCCAGACAACAAGCTGCGCGCCTCAATTCTCGCGGACCCGGCCGGCGCGCGCAAAAACACCGGAGACAATACCCCAGCTGTCGTCCATATCGACATGGT comes from Pseudomonadota bacterium and encodes:
- a CDS encoding acyltransferase is translated as MPAAPANHTFFPVLHALRGLAALWVMSFHCWFFAGMPEMVGGSFFQLGGYGVHLFYALSAFLLGHQYFSGGLAGGYGGFMRRRFLRIFPAYWAQLILLLALALGWGLYALPDLWALAAHVVMAFHLPPLFVQPINGVWWTLPIEFAFYLILPALGWLVLRFGVLPFAVLCVASTVAYRAAVFSGMADRSIAEIANLIGQLPGVLSVFGMGLIAARLVPHRLASRGRAYWLFLSLALLVAWNYLLLWQLDSYWQGGWLLYLWESVNAVGLAALIYVAHDGSFELKLSRLWRWLGDVSYGVYLWHLPVILLVLRVLPESWPASLRFAALAATAPVVFVLAHASFRLVERPAMRLGRQR
- a CDS encoding peptide deformylase produces the protein MVASTPDLPGLVFWGEASLMEPQPAVSAEDIAADDWSDRLDTLARCMDAYGGIGIAAPQVGWAARVFCLGISGVNDRYPDAEAFPLQFWVNPVIDTSSGSCWAWEGCLSVPGLRGWVSRPAEIEVSGLNAHGEPAAARLEGFAARVFQHELDHLDGVLMPTRITDPRFLLSDALLAKRDSWQPHWPSPGAFSTQPGRTSLER
- the hpaR gene encoding homoprotocatechuate degradation operon regulator HpaR, with the translated sequence MARTPKPSSTEQEVHLRPLAQSLPMTLLRAREACMAEFRPMLHEHKLTEQQWRVLRVLIENDEITVTKLAREAVILPPSLSRILRGLISKGLVKKRAQRVDQRRAQVMMTAKGQRLYRAVAPHSSEIYRQLEKRLGKQRLEELNSMLQDIENDLADG
- the fahA gene encoding fumarylacetoacetase, which codes for MTIAANNPELKSWVEVPANSDFPIQNLPFGIIRPAGKTARVGVAIGHYVLDLYVLASHGLLRELGFPKACYGSRHLNALMQAAGKAGMRALRQRVSDLLNAENDELRGAELVRNEALIPSEHVDLLMPVRIRDYTDFYASEQHAYNVGCMFRDPDNALMPNWKHLPVGYHGRASSIVASGVPLHRPKGQRKPPDADAPLFGPSTRLDFELEMGFVTFAGKQLGESISVAEADDYIFGLMLFNDWSARDIQAWEYVPLGPFLGKNFGSSVSPWVVTLDALEPFLVPGPTQEPKVLEYLQQDADGHYNVALEAWIETPAGVETRVSESNLKHLYWSMRQQLAHHTVNGCNLNVADMLASGTISGSEPHEYGSMLELSWAGSKPVPLKDGSERKFIEDGDTVILRGHAEKDGVRVGFGEVRCQILPAV
- a CDS encoding DUF2855 family protein; the protein is MSNQNTLLIQQGQLDKTQWHRASAPVPEAGQLVCTIERFALTANNISYADHGKTLGYWRFFPAADDWGVLPVWGFGTVMESRVEGIAAGERLFGFFPLSSHLLMTPLRQTPAMIEDGAEHRRELPAVYNQYMRTAADPLYRPEFEAQQALFKPLFATAFVADDFLAEQQFYGAAKVLLSSASSKTAMAIAHLLQARSEVACIGLTSAGNVAFTEGLGCYDQVVSYDELETLDSEMPVVYVDIAGNGALRDQIHERWDSRLKYSCAIGGSHWQSRSDTPPAFGPKPQFLFAPNHVERRVAEWGAAEFQRRLATAWQDFLPLAGRALEVTVRQGLESIGQTYLDLLAGQNNPSQGYMAQW
- a CDS encoding VOC family protein, which gives rise to MVQSTSHIHRAKAFWLAQLTVLAVLVITQAAIAAPVAEDERIDLDLRRTTLVVRDIEQSLKFYRDALGMEVIYDRDIITPSSAKSDEEAERARQLVFLRANDDFIGVLGLLQYRKPLKQPVHQGLEPFTPGSMVLLFNTGDLKSRFAAAAATEGTRVLSKPSLTRYPGYDGSGTIEVMVSVLTDPDGFVVELNQVLSGL
- a CDS encoding YceH family protein — translated: MSLPRELSPVEVRILGCLIEKQATTPDQYPLTLNSLTTACNQKSSRHPVTSYEIGEIGHALRQLGDLRLVSESRASRAAKYEHHFAEVVQVLKKELAVLCILMLRGAQTPGEVRTRCQRIHEFDDLDDVVYVLDRLIEREPAMVQRVPRGAGQKDDRYVHLLSGEPSAELLAAPAASATSAGARSSLAQQVADLTERVEALEEQLARLGPRPMD